GTGTGGAGCGCCGGCGCGCTGACCAGGCCCGCGATCACCTCGCCCGCCTGCTCCACCGCGAGCAGCGTCGCGAACACCGGGATGCCGCGCACGAAGTTGAAGGTCGCGTCGATCGGGTCGATCACGAGCCGCGTCTCGGAACGGCCCGCCGCCTCGCCCAGCTCCTCACCGAGGATGCCGAGCTCCGGGTGGCGCTCGGCGAGCAGCTTGCGCGCCACGGTCTCGATCTCGCGGTCGGCCGCGGTCACGAGTGACCGGTCGGGCTTCTCCTCGACGTGGAGGTCGGCCGAGCGGAACAGCCGGCGCGCGATCTCGTCGGCGCGATCCGCGACCTCGGCGAGAAACCCGAGCCACTCCCCGGCCTGCACGGCGCCTAGACTAGCAGCGTCGCTCCAGCGCGCCGCCGAGCTCGGTGAGCAGGGCCGCGGCGCTCGGTCCGCCCGCGCGCGGATGTGCGGGCAACGTCGCCACGGACAGACTCACGCGCAGCGCGTCGGCCGCCGTGCCCAGGACCTTGCCGTCCAGCGCCAGGCGCAGACGCTCGGCCACCCCGCCCAGCACGTGGGCCTCGCAGCCGAGCAACACGACGGCCATCGAGGACTCGCCGAGCCGCCCCAGCTCGTCGCTGGAGCGCACGCGCTGGCGCAGCTCGCGCGCGAGCTGCGCGAAGGCGGCGCGCGCCGAGCCGGCTTCGAGCCGGTCGCTCTGGCACTTCCACTCGTCGACCTCGATCCCGACCAGGCCGAGCGAGGTCCGGCGCTGGGGCGCGCGCACGAGCAAGGCGTTCAACAGGCGGTCGAGCGACGCGCGCGACAAGAGGAACGAGTCCACCTCGCGGTCCAGCTGTCCGGACAGCGCGTGGCGAACGTCGTCGAAACCACTGCGCGAGTCGAAGCTCGTGTCCAACATCGTCTCGGCAGTCGTCCCCGTCGCGCCGGCGCCGCGCGGCGGCTCCGCGAGGACGTCGGGCGTATTTCTCTTCACTGCCCCCATCGATCGGTCGGTGGCGTCGCAGAATTGAGTCCCTGTCGCTTGCCGGACGTGCGGATTTCACGCTAAACCACGCGGAGGGGCGCAGCGCGATTGGACGATCGCGCGCTTTCTGCGCGCGGGAGATGGTTTGAGCTCGAACCTCGCGGTCGCGGCGACGACGGTTCGCGTGCTCACGGTCGACGCCGTGCGCGCGGCGGGCATCGGGCACGTCGGGCTGCCGCTCGGCTGCGCGGACCTGGGCGTCTTGCTCTACTCGGAGTTCCTGAAGCACGACCCCGCGGTCCCCGACTGGTTCGACCGCGACCGCTTCGTGCTCTCGGCCGGGCACGGCTCGATGCTCTTGTACTCGCTCTTGCACCTCTCGGGCT
This DNA window, taken from Myxococcota bacterium, encodes the following:
- a CDS encoding inositol monophosphatase family protein encodes the protein MQAGEWLGFLAEVADRADEIARRLFRSADLHVEEKPDRSLVTAADREIETVARKLLAERHPELGILGEELGEAAGRSETRLVIDPIDATFNFVRGIPVFATLLAVEQAGEVIAGLVSAPALHT
- a CDS encoding diguanylate cyclase, which translates into the protein MKRNTPDVLAEPPRGAGATGTTAETMLDTSFDSRSGFDDVRHALSGQLDREVDSFLLSRASLDRLLNALLVRAPQRRTSLGLVGIEVDEWKCQSDRLEAGSARAAFAQLARELRQRVRSSDELGRLGESSMAVVLLGCEAHVLGGVAERLRLALDGKVLGTAADALRVSLSVATLPAHPRAGGPSAAALLTELGGALERRC